The following are from one region of the Hymenobacter radiodurans genome:
- the rpsM gene encoding 30S ribosomal protein S13 translates to MARIAGVDIPDNKRGEIALTYIFGIGRSLAQKILGQAGISVDKKVKDWTEAEASEIRAIIAAQHKTEGVLRSEVQLNIKRLMDIGSYRGLRHRKGLPVRGQRTKNNSRTRKGKRKTVANKKKATK, encoded by the coding sequence ATGGCTCGTATTGCAGGGGTTGATATCCCGGACAACAAGCGCGGCGAAATCGCCCTCACGTACATTTTCGGCATTGGCCGTTCTTTAGCTCAGAAGATTCTTGGCCAAGCCGGCATCTCTGTGGACAAGAAGGTTAAAGACTGGACGGAGGCTGAAGCCAGCGAAATCCGTGCTATCATAGCCGCCCAGCACAAGACTGAGGGTGTACTGCGCTCAGAAGTGCAGCTCAACATCAAGCGCCTGATGGACATTGGTAGCTACCGTGGATTGCGTCACCGTAAGGGACTGCCAGTTCGTGGTCAGCGCACCAAGAACAACTCACGCACTCGTAAGGGTAAGCGTAAGACTGTTGCCAACAAAAAGAAGGCTACTAAATAA
- the rplQ gene encoding 50S ribosomal protein L17, with translation MLSNMASSLIMHKRVSTTVAKAKALRKFIEPLLTKAKSDTTHARRTVFSTLQNKESMKELFGDVASKIATRPGGYTRIIKLSDARLGDNAEMCIIELVDYNETLLEAKNVGEAKSTTRRSRGRKKATTAGEGKSSAEVVSESKAEAPVVATAAPEDTPTATVKGDDTRDEAKAKDEEAAS, from the coding sequence ATGCTGTCTAACATGGCTTCTTCGCTGATCATGCACAAGCGTGTGTCAACGACTGTAGCCAAGGCCAAAGCTCTACGCAAGTTCATAGAGCCACTTTTGACCAAAGCAAAGAGCGACACTACGCACGCTCGCCGTACTGTATTCTCGACTCTTCAGAATAAAGAGTCGATGAAGGAACTGTTTGGTGATGTAGCTTCTAAAATCGCTACTCGTCCTGGTGGCTATACTCGTATCATCAAGTTGAGTGATGCTCGTCTGGGCGACAACGCTGAGATGTGCATTATTGAGCTTGTCGATTACAACGAGACACTGCTTGAAGCAAAGAACGTTGGCGAAGCTAAGTCAACGACCCGTCGCTCACGTGGCCGCAAGAAGGCTACGACGGCAGGTGAGGGCAAGTCTTCGGCTGAAGTTGTTTCCGAGTCAAAGGCAGAAGCTCCAGTAGTTGCTACTGCTGCTCCTGAGGATACGCCTACAGCGACCGTTAAAGGTGATGACACTCGCGACGAGGCTAAAGCAAAAGACGAAGAAGCTGCTTCATAA
- a CDS encoding FtsB family cell division protein, translated as MSFSVILASAARIVRSFYFLTGVSFMVWMFVFDANDLLKQYDMYKKWRELQTEKEYYLTNIETVKKERAELLSSPELLEKFARERYIMKRPGEDVFILVPQEEE; from the coding sequence ATGAGCTTTTCCGTTATCCTTGCTTCTGCAGCGCGCATTGTACGCAGCTTTTACTTTCTGACTGGGGTAAGCTTCATGGTGTGGATGTTCGTGTTCGACGCCAACGACTTGCTGAAGCAGTACGATATGTACAAAAAGTGGCGCGAACTACAAACGGAGAAGGAGTACTACCTGACCAACATTGAGACGGTGAAGAAGGAGCGAGCCGAGCTGCTCAGCAGTCCGGAGCTATTAGAGAAGTTTGCCCGTGAACGCTACATTATGAAACGCCCTGGTGAGGATGTGTTCATCCTGGTGCCGCAGGAAGAGGAGTAA
- the hscA gene encoding Fe-S protein assembly chaperone HscA has protein sequence MAKVAINLSTGSIQQEEIIVGIDLGTTNSLVAYIHPEGQQPVAINDQGRGTIVPSVVHFPGDDAPIVGTEAKQYLLTDPQNTIYSVKRLLGKSYRDLGEHAGQLGYKIIDDNSEGLVKIRVGGHFYSPIELSAEILKELRARAEHALKTPVNKAVITVPAYFNDSQRQATRDAGRLAGLEVLRIVNEPTAAALAYGIGLSPDEEKTVAVYDLGGGTFDISILHIHQGIFEVLSTNGDTYLGGDDFDRLVSEHWIQQYNLTGRLAAATDGQLKQQLRLTAEQAKKHLSQHDEFTADLPGAGQVQLTKAEFNDLIRPLVVRTITACQQALTDAKLPPSALDAVLLVGGSTRVPLVYDTVSEFFQQPANSSLNPDEVVALGAAIQADILGGNRRDVLLLDVTPLTLGIETLGGLMDPIIPRNSKIPTKAGRQYTTSVDGQVNLKISVYQGERDLVKENRKLAEFDLRGIPAMPAGLPKVDVNFILNADGILKVEALELRSNTHQAVEIKPQYGLTDEQVEKMLMDSITHAREDVTARMVIEARTVAEQMIYQVERFVDKNSQYLTEDEITQTAASVQNLKDALTTQDKDTILKAVDELESLTSPFAERVMNISIKQAMTGKKIE, from the coding sequence ATGGCTAAAGTCGCAATAAACCTCTCCACAGGGAGTATTCAGCAGGAAGAAATCATCGTTGGCATTGATCTGGGCACTACAAACAGTTTGGTAGCCTACATTCATCCCGAAGGCCAGCAACCGGTGGCCATCAACGATCAGGGCCGCGGCACTATCGTGCCTAGTGTCGTGCACTTCCCTGGTGATGATGCTCCTATCGTTGGCACCGAAGCCAAGCAATACCTTCTCACCGATCCGCAGAACACGATTTATTCTGTGAAGCGCCTACTAGGCAAATCGTACCGTGACCTGGGTGAGCACGCCGGACAGTTAGGCTATAAAATTATCGATGATAACTCAGAAGGCTTAGTAAAAATCCGCGTTGGGGGGCATTTCTACTCTCCTATCGAGCTTTCCGCCGAGATTTTGAAGGAGCTACGGGCCCGCGCTGAGCACGCCCTTAAAACGCCGGTGAACAAGGCAGTCATCACGGTGCCCGCGTATTTCAACGACTCGCAGCGCCAAGCCACTCGGGACGCGGGGCGCTTGGCTGGGTTGGAAGTATTGCGCATCGTGAATGAGCCTACCGCTGCCGCGCTGGCTTATGGTATTGGCCTATCGCCCGACGAAGAGAAAACCGTAGCCGTATATGACCTCGGCGGTGGCACCTTCGACATCAGCATTCTGCATATTCACCAAGGAATATTCGAGGTGCTCAGCACCAATGGCGATACCTACTTGGGCGGCGACGATTTCGACCGCTTAGTGAGTGAGCATTGGATTCAGCAGTACAACCTAACCGGTCGACTGGCTGCCGCTACAGATGGGCAGCTCAAGCAACAGCTCCGCCTAACCGCTGAGCAAGCTAAAAAGCACCTAAGCCAGCACGACGAATTTACCGCCGACCTGCCCGGCGCTGGCCAAGTGCAGCTTACCAAAGCGGAGTTTAATGATCTAATCCGTCCTCTGGTTGTTCGCACCATTACTGCTTGTCAGCAAGCCTTAACGGATGCCAAATTGCCTCCCAGTGCCCTCGACGCGGTACTATTAGTGGGCGGCTCTACGCGCGTGCCCTTGGTGTACGATACGGTGTCTGAGTTTTTCCAGCAACCCGCCAACAGCTCTCTTAACCCCGACGAAGTTGTGGCCCTAGGAGCTGCTATCCAAGCTGACATCTTAGGCGGCAACCGTCGTGATGTGCTTCTGCTGGATGTGACGCCGCTCACCCTCGGCATTGAAACCTTGGGCGGGCTCATGGACCCTATCATCCCGCGCAATTCGAAGATTCCGACCAAAGCCGGACGTCAGTACACGACTAGCGTTGATGGACAGGTAAACCTCAAGATTTCCGTGTACCAAGGTGAGCGGGACTTGGTGAAGGAAAACCGTAAGCTAGCCGAGTTTGATCTTCGCGGTATACCCGCCATGCCCGCAGGTTTACCAAAGGTTGATGTCAATTTTATTCTAAATGCCGACGGTATTTTGAAAGTAGAGGCGCTTGAGCTTCGCTCGAATACCCATCAGGCTGTCGAAATAAAGCCTCAGTACGGCCTTACCGATGAGCAGGTAGAGAAGATGCTTATGGATTCCATCACCCACGCTCGTGAGGACGTGACGGCGCGTATGGTCATCGAAGCCCGCACCGTAGCCGAGCAGATGATTTATCAGGTGGAACGCTTCGTTGACAAGAACTCCCAGTATCTAACCGAAGACGAAATCACGCAGACTGCCGCCTCGGTTCAGAACTTAAAAGACGCCCTTACTACCCAAGATAAGGATACTATTCTGAAAGCCGTAGACGAGTTAGAAAGCTTGACTAGCCCTTTCGCGGAGCGGGTCATGAACATCTCCATCAAGCAGGCGATGACAGGCAAGAAGATAGAGTAG
- the eno gene encoding phosphopyruvate hydratase, which translates to MSIISSIHARQIFDSRGNPTVEVDVTTDNGVVGRAAVPSGASTGKHEAVELRDDDKSKYMGKGVLKAVENVNSTIAEELIGFSVYEQSLLDRIMIELDGTPNKANLGANAILGVSLAIARAAAQEAGMPLYRYVGGVGASTLPVPMMNILNGGSHADNSIDFQEFMIMPVGAESFSEGLRWGTEIFHHLKNVLKKQGLSTNVGDEGGFAPNIKSNEDAIKVVLQAIETAGYRPGEDVMIAMDAATSEFYENGVYHFKKSTGDKLTSSEMANYWADWVNKYPILSIEDGMDEDDWAGWKQHTESLGGKIQLVGDDLFVTNVDRLQRGIDEKIANAILIKVNQIGTLTETIAAINLGRRNGYKSVMSHRSGETEDNTIADLAVALNTGQIKTGSASRSDRMAKYNQLLRIEEELGEIAYYPGRKM; encoded by the coding sequence ATGAGTATTATCTCTTCCATTCACGCCCGGCAAATATTTGATTCGAGAGGCAATCCAACTGTAGAAGTAGATGTGACTACTGACAATGGTGTAGTAGGCCGTGCCGCTGTACCATCTGGGGCCTCTACGGGTAAACATGAAGCAGTGGAGTTGCGCGACGACGATAAGTCGAAGTATATGGGGAAAGGAGTGTTGAAGGCTGTAGAGAACGTGAACAGCACAATTGCTGAAGAACTGATTGGCTTTTCGGTGTATGAACAAAGCTTGCTCGACCGCATCATGATAGAGCTGGATGGAACACCGAACAAAGCCAACTTAGGAGCTAATGCCATTCTTGGTGTGTCGCTGGCTATTGCACGTGCTGCCGCTCAAGAGGCTGGTATGCCGCTGTATCGCTATGTAGGTGGGGTAGGGGCGTCTACACTGCCCGTGCCTATGATGAACATCCTTAACGGTGGTTCACATGCCGACAACTCCATTGATTTCCAAGAGTTCATGATTATGCCCGTGGGAGCTGAGTCATTCTCTGAGGGGTTGCGTTGGGGAACTGAGATTTTTCATCATCTGAAGAACGTGCTGAAAAAGCAGGGCTTAAGCACGAACGTAGGTGATGAAGGTGGTTTTGCTCCGAATATTAAATCGAACGAAGATGCTATCAAGGTGGTACTGCAAGCTATTGAGACAGCTGGCTACCGCCCGGGTGAGGATGTGATGATTGCGATGGACGCCGCTACTTCGGAATTTTATGAGAATGGTGTTTACCATTTCAAGAAGAGCACGGGCGATAAGCTGACTTCTTCAGAGATGGCTAACTATTGGGCTGACTGGGTTAACAAGTACCCCATCCTAAGTATCGAAGACGGAATGGACGAGGACGACTGGGCCGGCTGGAAACAGCATACAGAAAGTCTGGGGGGCAAAATTCAGCTCGTGGGCGACGATCTGTTTGTGACCAATGTGGATCGTTTGCAGCGTGGTATTGACGAGAAAATAGCCAACGCAATTCTGATTAAGGTAAACCAGATTGGTACGCTAACCGAGACAATTGCTGCTATCAACCTTGGCCGTCGTAATGGCTACAAGAGCGTTATGTCGCACCGTTCCGGCGAAACTGAAGACAATACTATTGCTGACTTGGCAGTAGCTCTGAACACAGGCCAGATCAAAACGGGATCAGCTTCGCGCTCTGACCGGATGGCGAAATACAACCAATTGCTCCGTATTGAGGAGGAGTTGGGCGAGATAGCCTACTATCCTGGGCGCAAAATGTAG
- the map gene encoding type I methionyl aminopeptidase, whose amino-acid sequence MIFYKTEEEIELIRASAKVLAQAHGEVASLIKEGVTTRELDKRAEEFIRDSGGQPSFKGYNDFPYSLCISPNSVVVHGFPSDYTLKGGDIVSIDCGVFLNGYHSDSAYTYPIGEVDTEVLDLLAHTKQSLYLGIEQAVAGNRMGDIGYAIQSFVEKQGYGVVRELVGHGLGKKLHERPEVPNYGKRGSGLKLQTGLVIAIEPMVNLGVKNIVQEKDGWTIRTKDKKPSAHFEHTVVVRKDKAEILTSFDYIEKALQ is encoded by the coding sequence ATGATCTTTTATAAGACCGAAGAAGAAATAGAACTCATTCGGGCTAGTGCGAAAGTTCTAGCCCAGGCTCACGGAGAAGTTGCGAGTCTTATTAAGGAGGGAGTAACCACCCGTGAGCTTGATAAGCGTGCGGAGGAGTTTATTCGAGATAGTGGGGGGCAACCTTCATTCAAAGGCTATAATGACTTTCCTTATAGCCTTTGTATCTCACCAAATTCAGTTGTAGTACACGGATTTCCTAGTGACTATACTTTGAAAGGTGGAGATATAGTTTCGATTGATTGTGGTGTATTCCTCAATGGTTATCACAGTGACAGCGCTTATACTTACCCAATTGGGGAGGTAGATACTGAGGTGCTAGACTTATTGGCTCATACTAAGCAGTCTTTGTATCTCGGTATAGAGCAGGCAGTGGCCGGCAACCGGATGGGTGACATTGGCTATGCAATTCAGAGCTTTGTTGAAAAGCAAGGTTATGGAGTTGTAAGAGAGTTGGTTGGCCATGGCTTAGGCAAAAAGCTACACGAGCGACCTGAAGTACCTAATTACGGTAAACGTGGTTCAGGACTTAAGTTGCAAACGGGGTTAGTAATTGCAATTGAGCCAATGGTTAATTTGGGTGTCAAGAATATTGTCCAAGAGAAAGATGGATGGACCATCCGTACCAAGGATAAGAAACCTTCAGCTCATTTTGAGCACACTGTTGTAGTTAGAAAAGACAAGGCGGAAATTTTAACCTCCTTCGATTACATAGAAAAAGCCTTACAGTAG
- a CDS encoding murein L,D-transpeptidase catalytic domain family protein — MEKTSVVHRQRVKRRARRVVRRMLPFMASLFMATPLATPIKSSMANAKGVETKMPTEKEMEAAFFDQRMHDLYRDLNVEQQGLRFEVFEKAMTGYLNLRNENKLGDKQLLTVVDFEKPSTEKRLWVLDLEKKEVKFHTLVAHGRNSGENLTSTFSNENESNMSSLGFYVTQDEYIGKHGRSLKLDGVDEGYNTNALARSVVMHGADYVSEEFVRQYGRLGRSLGCPALPMDQYAQIIDEVGGKTCLFLNGPDENYSSKYLNHDVALSTLASANQMI, encoded by the coding sequence ATGGAAAAGACCAGTGTAGTACATCGTCAGCGTGTGAAGCGTCGTGCCCGTCGGGTAGTTCGGCGTATGCTGCCCTTTATGGCTTCGCTGTTTATGGCCACGCCTCTGGCCACGCCCATCAAAAGCTCCATGGCTAATGCAAAAGGAGTAGAGACGAAAATGCCAACGGAAAAGGAAATGGAAGCAGCCTTTTTCGATCAGCGCATGCACGATCTATACCGCGACCTAAATGTGGAGCAGCAGGGCTTGCGCTTTGAAGTATTTGAGAAAGCCATGACGGGCTACCTCAATCTGCGGAACGAAAACAAGCTCGGCGACAAGCAGCTTTTGACGGTTGTTGACTTTGAAAAGCCTTCCACCGAGAAGCGTTTGTGGGTATTAGACCTCGAAAAGAAAGAAGTCAAATTTCACACGCTTGTGGCTCATGGCCGTAACTCGGGCGAAAACCTGACTAGTACCTTCTCCAACGAAAATGAGTCGAATATGAGCAGCCTGGGCTTTTATGTAACCCAGGATGAATATATCGGCAAACACGGCCGCTCGCTTAAGCTGGACGGTGTGGATGAGGGATACAACACGAATGCTTTAGCTCGCTCAGTGGTCATGCACGGTGCCGACTATGTGAGTGAGGAGTTTGTGCGTCAGTATGGCCGCTTGGGCCGTAGTCTCGGTTGCCCAGCCCTACCTATGGACCAATACGCCCAGATTATTGATGAAGTAGGCGGCAAAACCTGCTTGTTTCTGAATGGTCCGGATGAAAATTATTCCTCTAAGTACCTAAATCATGATGTCGCCTTATCTACTTTGGCGAGTGCGAATCAAATGATTTAA
- the rpmD gene encoding 50S ribosomal protein L30, which translates to MAQIKIKLVKSVIDRPERQKRTVQALGLGKIGSTSEKENTPQIAGMVAAVQHLIEVTEL; encoded by the coding sequence ATGGCGCAGATCAAAATCAAATTGGTAAAAAGCGTGATTGACCGCCCTGAGCGTCAAAAACGTACGGTTCAGGCCTTGGGGCTGGGTAAAATCGGTAGCACCTCGGAAAAAGAAAACACCCCCCAGATTGCTGGTATGGTGGCCGCAGTGCAGCATTTGATCGAAGTAACCGAACTTTAA
- the secY gene encoding preprotein translocase subunit SecY — translation MKKFIETIKNIFAIEDLRMRILNTLFFIAIYRLGSFVVLPGVDATKLKQGAEGLFGILDTLLGGAFSNASIFALGIMPYISASIVLQLLTIAVPYFQKLQKEGESGRKKINQYTRILTIPIVMAQSIGFIATITPEAIISPGTFFTISTMIIITAGTLFCMWLGEKITDKGIGNGISMIIMIGIVSRFPGAIIGEAAAKGMRGSLIFLIEMVVLFLVVMAVIVLTQAVRRIPVQYAKQVGGTTQLNAQRQFIPLKVNAAGVMPIIFAQSLMFVPAIVASIWQNDSETASYIGVKFSDYTSWQYNLVFATLIIVFTYFYTAISVNPNQIADDLKRSGGFVPGVKPGRDTSEHMDEILTRITLPGAIALALIAIFPALALLAGVTRPFSAFYGGTSLIIMVGVVLDTLNQVESYLLMRHYDGMMKTGKLRGRSQNVAMAS, via the coding sequence ATGAAGAAGTTTATCGAGACGATAAAGAATATTTTTGCGATTGAGGATCTGCGTATGCGGATTCTCAATACGCTTTTTTTCATTGCTATCTACCGGCTCGGTTCCTTTGTTGTGCTGCCTGGGGTAGATGCTACTAAATTAAAGCAGGGAGCTGAAGGCCTTTTTGGAATCCTTGATACCTTACTAGGTGGAGCATTTAGTAATGCTTCTATCTTCGCACTAGGTATAATGCCTTACATCTCAGCTTCTATCGTACTGCAACTGTTGACAATAGCAGTTCCTTACTTTCAGAAGCTACAAAAGGAAGGGGAATCTGGGCGTAAGAAGATCAATCAATACACCCGTATTCTGACCATCCCGATTGTAATGGCTCAGTCGATTGGCTTCATTGCGACTATCACTCCTGAGGCTATCATTTCTCCCGGCACATTCTTTACAATTTCCACCATGATAATTATCACGGCTGGAACATTGTTCTGCATGTGGCTCGGTGAAAAGATTACTGATAAAGGCATTGGTAATGGTATTTCCATGATCATTATGATTGGAATCGTCTCCCGATTCCCAGGAGCCATTATTGGTGAAGCAGCTGCTAAAGGGATGCGTGGATCATTGATCTTTTTGATAGAGATGGTAGTGCTTTTCCTAGTCGTAATGGCTGTGATTGTACTAACACAAGCGGTTCGTCGTATTCCAGTACAGTATGCGAAGCAAGTAGGTGGAACTACACAACTCAACGCTCAGCGCCAATTCATTCCATTGAAAGTGAACGCGGCTGGTGTAATGCCAATCATTTTTGCTCAGTCATTGATGTTTGTGCCCGCTATTGTGGCTTCAATATGGCAGAATGATAGTGAAACGGCTAGCTACATTGGTGTTAAGTTTTCAGACTACACCTCTTGGCAGTACAACCTTGTGTTCGCTACTCTTATCATTGTCTTTACTTATTTCTACACCGCTATTAGCGTCAATCCTAATCAGATTGCTGATGACTTAAAACGTAGTGGTGGCTTTGTCCCTGGAGTAAAGCCGGGTCGTGATACATCCGAGCATATGGATGAGATTCTGACTCGTATTACTTTACCTGGCGCAATTGCTTTGGCTCTAATTGCAATCTTTCCTGCCTTAGCATTGTTGGCTGGCGTAACTCGTCCTTTCTCTGCTTTCTATGGTGGTACCTCACTGATTATCATGGTAGGAGTTGTATTAGACACACTCAATCAGGTAGAAAGTTATCTACTCATGCGTCACTATGATGGCATGATGAAAACAGGTAAGCTGAGGGGAAGATCGCAAAACGTGGCGATGGCTTCTTAG
- the rplO gene encoding 50S ribosomal protein L15 has product MNLSNLKPAVGATRNEKRIGRGTGSGRGGTSTRGHKGQKSRSGYSKKSGFEGGQMPLQRRVPKFGFTNINRVEYKGINLDALQSLTDKDSTTTMDVAYFVSNGLVSKNAKIKILGRGEITQAVEVHAHAFSKSAVEAIEKAGGKAVTL; this is encoded by the coding sequence ATGAATCTCAGCAATCTAAAACCTGCCGTCGGCGCTACGCGCAATGAGAAGCGCATCGGTCGCGGTACGGGTTCGGGCCGTGGTGGTACATCTACCCGTGGTCACAAAGGGCAGAAGTCACGTTCGGGCTATTCTAAGAAGTCAGGCTTCGAAGGTGGTCAGATGCCTCTGCAGCGTCGTGTGCCTAAGTTTGGTTTCACGAACATTAATCGTGTGGAGTATAAAGGTATAAACCTTGATGCTCTTCAGAGCCTAACAGACAAAGACAGCACAACCACTATGGATGTTGCTTACTTCGTGTCTAATGGACTTGTTTCTAAGAACGCTAAAATTAAAATTCTTGGCCGCGGTGAAATCACTCAAGCTGTAGAAGTGCATGCACATGCTTTTTCTAAATCTGCTGTTGAGGCGATTGAAAAGGCGGGTGGCAAAGCAGTGACTTTATAA
- the rpsE gene encoding 30S ribosomal protein S5 — MAEFNNSNRGGGNDRGGNDRRGGGNDRGGNRDQTPRAGDTDLKEKVVAINRVAKVVKGGRRFSFSAIVVVGDGNGTVGFGLGKANEVTDAIAKGIDDAKKNLVKVPLYKHTVPHVMEGKYSGGFVLVQPAAAGTGVIAGGAMRAVFESAGIKDVLAKSKGSSNPHNVVKATFDALLKMRDPMQIAQQRGITLQQVFNG, encoded by the coding sequence CGCGGTGGTGGCAATGATCGTGGTGGTAACCGGGATCAGACTCCCCGTGCTGGCGACACGGACTTAAAAGAAAAAGTAGTAGCCATCAACCGAGTAGCCAAAGTGGTTAAAGGTGGTCGTCGTTTCAGCTTCTCTGCAATTGTAGTAGTAGGTGACGGCAACGGTACTGTAGGTTTCGGCCTAGGTAAGGCTAACGAGGTAACTGATGCAATTGCAAAGGGTATCGATGATGCTAAGAAGAACCTAGTAAAAGTTCCTCTTTATAAGCATACGGTTCCTCACGTGATGGAAGGTAAGTATTCGGGTGGCTTCGTATTGGTACAGCCAGCAGCAGCTGGTACCGGTGTAATTGCTGGTGGTGCTATGCGTGCCGTTTTCGAAAGTGCTGGTATCAAAGATGTACTGGCTAAATCTAAAGGCTCGTCTAACCCGCACAACGTGGTAAAGGCTACCTTCGATGCTCTTTTGAAGATGCGCGACCCCATGCAGATCGCACAGCAGCGCGGCATTACTCTCCAACAAGTTTTTAACGGCTAG
- the rpsK gene encoding 30S ribosomal protein S11 gives MAQKRKDKAKKRVVVVEQVGQIHIKASFNNIIISITNNNGQVISWASAGKMGFRGSKKNTPYAAQMAATDCGKVAHDLGMRKAEVFVKGPGSGRESAIRTLQNVGIEVTTIRDVTPLPHNGCRPPKRRRV, from the coding sequence ATGGCACAAAAGAGAAAAGACAAAGCCAAGAAGCGCGTTGTCGTTGTAGAGCAAGTAGGTCAGATTCACATCAAGGCCTCCTTCAACAACATCATCATCTCCATCACCAACAACAACGGCCAGGTTATTTCTTGGGCTTCTGCTGGTAAGATGGGCTTCCGTGGCTCAAAGAAGAATACTCCATACGCTGCTCAGATGGCAGCCACGGATTGCGGTAAAGTTGCCCATGATCTGGGTATGCGCAAAGCCGAAGTATTTGTAAAAGGACCAGGCTCAGGTCGTGAGTCGGCTATCCGTACCCTCCAGAATGTGGGCATTGAGGTAACTACCATCCGCGACGTAACACCGCTGCCCCACAACGGCTGCCGTCCGCCTAAGCGTCGTCGCGTCTGA
- the rpmJ gene encoding 50S ribosomal protein L36, with translation MKVKASVKKRSVDCKVIRRKGKLYVINKKNPRYKQRQG, from the coding sequence ATGAAAGTCAAAGCATCGGTCAAAAAGCGCAGCGTTGACTGTAAGGTAATTCGCCGCAAAGGCAAACTTTACGTCATTAACAAAAAGAACCCTCGCTATAAGCAGCGTCAAGGTTAA
- a CDS encoding DNA-directed RNA polymerase subunit alpha: MSILAFQMPEKVVMEKSDDFYGTFEFKPLEKGYGVTIGNALRRILLSSLEGYAVTSVRTPSVLHEFMTIEGVIEDMSEIILNLKMVRFKKVSDAIEDKITVRIKGQETFTAGDINKFTNGFQVLNPDLVICHVDANTELEFELAVQKGRGYVPAEENKPTDQVFGQIAIDAIFTPIKNVKYSIENTRVEQKTDYEKLLIEIQTDGSIHPEEALKGAANILIQHFMLFSDNTMTFETAKAEEEETVDEETLHMRKVLKTPLADMDLSVRAYNCLKAADIKTLGDLVQLDMSDMMKFRNFGKKSLTELENLVEEKGLNFGMDLSKYKLDED; this comes from the coding sequence ATGTCAATCTTAGCTTTTCAAATGCCGGAGAAAGTTGTGATGGAGAAATCCGATGACTTTTACGGAACGTTTGAATTCAAACCGCTGGAGAAAGGCTACGGCGTCACGATCGGCAACGCTTTGCGCCGTATCCTGCTGTCGTCGCTGGAGGGCTATGCCGTTACATCGGTTCGCACGCCCAGCGTGCTGCACGAGTTCATGACCATTGAAGGTGTGATTGAGGACATGTCCGAAATCATTCTGAACCTGAAGATGGTCCGCTTCAAGAAGGTAAGCGACGCTATTGAGGACAAGATTACCGTCCGCATCAAAGGTCAGGAGACATTCACGGCCGGCGACATCAATAAGTTTACCAACGGCTTCCAGGTGTTGAACCCAGATTTGGTTATCTGCCATGTAGATGCCAACACTGAGCTGGAGTTTGAACTGGCTGTGCAGAAAGGTCGGGGCTATGTACCCGCCGAAGAAAATAAGCCTACCGATCAGGTATTCGGGCAAATCGCTATTGATGCCATCTTCACACCTATCAAGAATGTGAAATATAGCATCGAGAATACCCGCGTAGAGCAGAAGACTGACTATGAGAAGCTTCTCATCGAAATTCAGACGGATGGCTCTATTCACCCCGAAGAAGCGCTAAAAGGTGCTGCTAACATCCTGATTCAGCATTTCATGCTGTTCTCGGACAATACAATGACCTTCGAAACGGCTAAGGCTGAAGAGGAGGAAACTGTAGATGAAGAGACGCTGCACATGCGCAAGGTTCTAAAGACGCCATTGGCGGATATGGACCTGTCGGTGCGTGCTTATAACTGCCTCAAGGCTGCCGACATCAAAACGCTTGGTGACTTGGTACAGTTGGATATGAGCGACATGATGAAGTTCCGCAACTTCGGTAAGAAGTCGTTAACTGAGTTGGAGAACCTCGTAGAAGAGAAAGGTCTGAACTTCGGTATGGACCTGAGCAAGTACAAGCTCGACGAAGATTAG
- the infA gene encoding translation initiation factor IF-1, with product MAKQSSIEQDGVILEALSNAMFRVELENGHQLVAHISGKMRMHYIKILPGDKVKLEMSPYDLSKGRIVYRYK from the coding sequence ATGGCCAAACAATCCTCCATTGAGCAGGACGGAGTAATTCTAGAAGCACTCTCTAATGCGATGTTTCGTGTAGAGTTGGAAAACGGTCACCAACTGGTGGCTCATATTTCTGGGAAGATGCGTATGCACTACATCAAAATTCTGCCTGGAGATAAGGTGAAGCTGGAAATGTCACCCTACGACTTGTCAAAGGGACGCATTGTTTACCGTTACAAATAA